TGTCAGCTTGCTTCCTTTAGGGAACGCAATCGCTGAACCAGCTTCTTCCTCACTGCCATCCTCAATTGTGAATCCTTCCAGATCAGGGTTGTTGTCGAAATAACCTTTTGCAACTGTATCTTCAATAATCGCTGCATCGATACGTCCAGCTTTGATTTCCTGAACCAGTTCAGGGATCCTTGTGCGTTTCTCAATCTTGATTTCTACTGTTTCGGCAATTTTTTCAGCTTCTTCTTCCTGGATGGATGAAAGCTGGACACCAACAGTCTTTCCTTTTAGATTTTCGATAGATTTGATATTGCTTTCTTTAGAAGAAACAATCATATGTTTCGCAGTATAGTAAACATCAGTGAAGTCTACGTTCTTTTGACGTTCTGGAGTAGGAGTCATGCCTGCCATGACAAAATCAACGCGGTCTGCCTGGATTGCACCGATTAGGCCGTTGAAATCCATATCCTTAATTTCTACTTCGTACCCTAATTCACTTGCGATCAGATTGGCTAGGTCTACATCAAAACCAATGATTTCATCACTTGTTGCTGTTTCCACATATTCAAATGGCGGATAGTCAGCTGAAGTCCCCATTTTAAGAACTTTCTTTTCCTCACCGCCGTCACCTGAGGTTTTTTCAGTGCTTGTCCCACATGCTGCGAGAATTCCCATTAATAAAATACTCATCATAAAAATTGAAACTGCTTTTTTCATCTGTTATTTTCCCCCTATAATGTCCATTCTGTAATTTTATACAAGTCTATTAATATATTAGCTATTAAACTTATGTATTTATGAATAATAACTAATAATTATTAACTAAAATGTATTTTAACACATATTAATAAATATGCAATAATATTTTTAAATATAAATAACAAGAATTTTTCATCATAAAAAAAGAACCCCGGCAATGCGGGGTTCTTCTGCTATTATACTTCTTCGCAATATTCTTCGAATGCATTTTGCAGTTTGTTAACGACTTGCATTGGATCATGGCCTTC
The window above is part of the Mesobacillus jeotgali genome. Proteins encoded here:
- a CDS encoding transporter substrate-binding domain-containing protein, with protein sequence MKKAVSIFMMSILLMGILAACGTSTEKTSGDGGEEKKVLKMGTSADYPPFEYVETATSDEIIGFDVDLANLIASELGYEVEIKDMDFNGLIGAIQADRVDFVMAGMTPTPERQKNVDFTDVYYTAKHMIVSSKESNIKSIENLKGKTVGVQLSSIQEEEAEKIAETVEIKIEKRTRIPELVQEIKAGRIDAAIIEDTVAKGYFDNNPDLEGFTIEDGSEEEAGSAIAFPKGSKLTEEFNRVLKEKMENGEVDKLIVKWFGGEK